A genomic region of uncultured Roseibium sp. contains the following coding sequences:
- a CDS encoding DUF983 domain-containing protein: MTVRYDLTDDVDIPEADAERPRRPVIPAMLRGARNSCMNCGRGKLFDGFLATRHSCTECGQEFHHHRADDAPPYFTITIVGHIIIPALLIVEVMWRPAIWLHMSIWLPLTLLLCFALMRPIKGALVGLQWALYMHGFDPDAEDEFPVAPAPSERVT; this comes from the coding sequence GTGACGGTTCGATATGATTTGACAGATGACGTGGACATCCCGGAAGCGGACGCGGAACGGCCGCGGCGACCGGTCATTCCGGCGATGCTGCGCGGGGCCAGGAATTCCTGCATGAACTGCGGCCGCGGCAAACTGTTCGACGGCTTCCTGGCAACGCGTCACAGCTGCACCGAGTGCGGTCAGGAATTCCATCATCACCGGGCCGATGATGCGCCCCCCTACTTCACCATCACCATTGTCGGGCATATCATCATCCCCGCGCTGCTGATTGTCGAGGTGATGTGGCGGCCCGCGATCTGGCTCCACATGTCGATCTGGCTGCCCTTGACGCTTCTGCTCTGTTTTGCGCTCATGCGCCCCATCAAGGGCGCGCTGGTCGGACTTCAATGGGCCCTCTACATGCACGGCTTCGATCCGGACGCCGAGGACGAATTTCCCGTCGCACCCGCGCCTTCCGAAAGGGTCACATGA